ATCTTTAGTTTACGTAAAGCCTTGAACTGATATTAAATTGTGTTACTTACTGGATAATCGTTGGATACCGAGGTCATTTCTAAGCAAGACAGAAATCCGAAACATTGATTACTAAGCATAATCTCAAGTTCTATGCTCTTGctgcatatttttatttgttacctAGAGGCTGTGTCTGTGGGTGTGTTAATGAATGTGTTTGTCTCTACCACTTGGAGAAGTCGTGTAAGGGATGTTTGTGGCTATGTAAAGTTGTGCTATGTGTGTTCATGAGCTCTCCTAGCCTAAAATGCTGATGTGTGATGGGCAGTTGTCAATTATTCGCTGctagttttctttgtgaaatgGAAGTAACCTTGGTTCAAAGTTATCATTAATATAATATGAATGAGACTTGACCAATAGTAATGTTATCAGCTGTAAGagaactcaggttcagctgctcaTCGCTCAGAAGTCAGTGTTCCAGAGACAAGAGTTGGTGGAAGAAGAAAGATGCTTTATTCAGGAAGCTGGCAACctgggaagatggcggactagtgtCCCCAAAACCATCTCCCAGTTGCCAATTAGAGGGAAAAGGGGTTGATAGGGAAAAGACGGGAAGTCTCTGGGCTGTGCCGGTGGGGGCTACATGCAGAGTAGCACAGTCATCTCTGAccatcatcttgaaattggtcatgcagtgGTGTGGTTGGTGTCATGTTGATTGTTTCAGGCACAGTTAATCTTCAACTCCAGtgttggtttgttcccatttccttgaggccagttcctGGAATTGTGTAAGCCATTGGTTCAGGTCTGCTCAAGGTGGAGCAGCTGACGTCATAGCTCCAGTCTGGTGATCATACAGTTAGCTTTCTCCTCTTGGAgtggttttagtatctgcaaaacaagtTAAGAGTGTGTCTCTGACACTGTTACTTATGTCCTTCGGGAGGAACCAGAGATTCTGTGAGTGCTGTTGTCCTAATCATGAACTGCTTGAACCTGTCCTTTTGTGACTCAGCAGAGGCCTGGGAGACTGCAGCTGttttacaaacaagaggcaggggacatagaagggccctgcagggtcctgcttggttccAGCACCCGAGAGGTACAACTTTGTATGCAAGATAATGAGATGTAGTTTTGTTTATTAACAGGAACAAAACTAGTTTGGTCCTAAAGTGAAATGACTGATTGTTCCAGCACCAGAAAGAGGATAGTGAAGGACACAACCTCAGTGAATATAGAAAGTTGCAGGAGATGGGTGGAAAGGGAATTTCATTTGTCTGAGCTGAAGGCAGCTCAGTTTTGATGTTTATTCCAGAGGTTTTCAGAAAAGAGCTTCTGGTTCTCTGAGTATCCAATGTTATATTGATGCAAAGCGGgagtttggttttctctctgtaaaatgaTAACTGTTTCTAGTGGAGTGTtggtctctttaataagtggttgGAAAGTTGTTCTCTAAATCTGCCTAAACAGCAGAGCTTCTGAGTCTCACTGGAAGAGCTTTCTGCCCCTAGTTCTGAATTCATCCGGTCttattatgttttgaaaataaatgcacagggacttccctggcagtgcagtggttaagaatccgcctgccagtgcagggcacacgggttcgagccctggtccgggaagatcccacatgcttttaGAAACTAGAGCACGGAGAGAGTAAGGTCATACAAAATTTGAGACGCTAAATATTGTCATAGTTTAAGCAGTGTGAAGATCTTTGAAAGAAATTATTTGTCATTCCTTCAAGCCATAAACATTTGATGAATActtgcaaaaaatagaaaataaagaaacctctagaggccgcgagccacaactactggaacccacgtgcctagaacccatgctccgcaacaagagaagccaccgtattGAGAAGCTgatgtaccacaatgaagagttgTCCCCGATcacgccaactagagaaagcccacgtgcaacaacaaagacccaatgcagacaaaaataaataaataaattgaaaaatgtattaaaaataaaagaaaataaatgcacaaCAAAATTTCTGCATTTCTGAGAAAGTTAAGCTTCCTTAAAACTGTGTTCcttttggtctgttttttttttttgttttttttttaagtgtactgtCAAGAATTCCCTGGCATTTCAggagttaggactctgcgcttccactagTAGAGGCCTgtttttgatccctggtcagagaagtaagatcctgcaagctgcgtggcgtggccaGAAAAACAGCAAAGACAAAATAATCATACTTTAGCCGTTCAACACAGTcagggacctttagttcctcctcaagggctatcgggtaatattctgagccatgtccttggAACTGCTTGGCAGAGACTGAAACccccagcaggtggaagaagttaactgcatgctgcccacaagcacgtagaccccagaccagttggaaccagaaggctgatgatgttGGGTCCCCgtgacctcaccaccaaccaatcagaagcaTGTCCGTGAGCTGATCACGCACCCTGTAACCCTCTCTTCAACATGTAGCCCCTTGCTCTTGTCCCTGTATAGTCCTCAAGCAAAACCTCAGGAGGGGAGAGTTGGTTCTTCGGGACATGAGCCCACCATCTCCCCTGGACTGCCGgcttcctcaataaagctatctttCCTTGTacccaacacttgtctctcagtATTGGAGTCCTGAATGATGCAAGATGTGCCTCATCTTCTGTAGTTTTCTCTGCATGAAAAGGATTATTTTTCAGAGTTAAGAAATGTGGTTGGATAATCACAACACCATTAAGCAGCACCTCGTTGGACAGCAAAGAGGCGAAGCCGACTGGTAATGACCACACACATCATGACTGTGGGAAGACTTTCATCTTTATTGTATTTCCCAAAAGCTGCATTGCTCGGTGCTCTTTAATAATCTAAAATAACATACAAACATGTTGAGACAAGTTAAAAAATTACGACTGAATTCCCACAATTCAATAATgagaactaaaaaaataaaatttatgcttACAAGATGTGGGAGGAAATACCCACCTAGCTGTAAGTAGAATGggaatattatgtaatatataaagtgtatattatgtaatagataaaaataaaagtctcttGAAAATGTGAgtaaaattgtatatatgtgtaaatatacaaCAGCTGTAATACTCATCAGAAAAGTTTGTAGGAACAAGGTGTTTCAAAATGAagactatttcaaaataaatatttaaaactatttaaaataaatatataaatataaaaatacaataattttatAGGTGACATTTTCCAAATAAGCCTGTGAAAGTTAAGTCATCAGTCACGACCCTATGGCtctcattatatattttaaactttttctatcCTATTCTGAGCCCCTACACTCCACCTTCAAATGCTTCTAGACCGGGGCGAACAAGTGTATAAAAAATGGGACCTCCAATGGGACCTCAGGGGAGATTTGAATGAAATGATCTGAAAATTGGGGTGGTGACTTCCAAAAGGATGGAATCTGAGAAAACCCTGTTTTCTTATTGTCCTGCCACAGACTCCTAGAAGCATGCCCCGCTCCTAGGAGTATGATATGAAGACTCTTCTCAGCTCATTCTAGAAGGTGCTGGGTTCTTCGCGATTATCTGCACAAGaggctttctcccttccttcctcacagCTGTCATCACTGTCTGGAGTGCCCTCGTGTTGAACATCCTCATCTCTCCTGGGCTCTGTGATCTGGAAGTAAGAGAAAGAGCGAGGATGTCAGATTGCAAAGTGGCAACTGTGCAGCTATAAAGGTTTTCACATGCTTAGTCAATTCTAAGCAGAACTGAGACTCCTTTATGATTGCAGTTTTATCTCAAATTCTCCATTCTGAACCCCAGTCCTGAGCCATTCATTGTTTTCAAGTGTGATTCTTGGACTCTGGTGACCCTGACTCCAAAAACTACTGAATACACCTAAGGTCAGGCCCAGTAATCTGCTTTATAGCGAAGACCCCAGGTGATTGTGCGCAGGGAGCTGGCATTTGGAGAAATGCTGCTTTAGTCTCAACTCACCTTGGTCCTCTGGCACCACTTCAGTTCTGAACTTGGCACCACACTATAGACATGACTGACAAGTCAGCACCGTGGACCAGGAGACCTGATGCCGGATGCCTAACCCTGACGCTAACCCTGCATCCtaatgtctattttattattaatttttcatttatttacttatttcctttattttatttttggctgcattgggtcttcgttgctgcgcgtgggctctctctagttgtggtgagcgaggaGTACTCTCCGTTGCTTCTCATgacgttggcttctcttgttgcggagcatggactctaggcgcacaggctgagtagttgtggcttgcgggctctagaatgcaggctcagtagttatggctcgtgggctctagagctcaggtgcagtagttgtggcgcacgggcttagttgctccgcggcatgtggggtcttcccggaccagggctcgaacccgtgtgccctgcgttggcaggaggattcttaaccactctgccaccagggaagtccctggatcctAATGTTTAAATAATACTCAGTCCTAAACTTGGTTAGTGTTAcgggctgaatgtttgtgccccccaaaattcttatgttgaaatcttaaaatCTTAACCACTAAGGTgctggtattaggaggtggggtctttgggaggttaTTAGGTCAtggggtagagccctcatgaatgaggtTATTGGCCTTGTAGAAGAGACTGTGGTGGGTTGTTTATGAGCGACGCGGTCTGTAGTAGGTAGGGCAGGtcgaatggactaagacagctAGTTTGCAAGATTTAAACCAAATGTTTGCTCAGTCCTCTGCCCACATCTAGAACTCTAATGTGTCAATTGTAATAAGCCATGCTGAAGATGGCATTCCTTAACCTTCACTCGTTGTGATAAACCCCCTTGACCGTCAACTTGAGGGGGAAAAGGTGAATTGTCCAAGAGGAATCATTGGTCCAGAAGTGGTGAGTCAGGGGAAATAAAGAGTCCCAGGTCATCTGGCCATAAGCAATTTGAAAGTAAATTTGGATGAAAATAAAGCCAGTCCTAATTCATCTTCTCTTATTGAACGTGTGGGCTGTTGTATGTAATATCCTGTTTGTAGACATTTACTTTGTTGTAGGTAAATGCTAGAACCCATATCCCTGAGGGATGTAaggccaaaaatgaatgaaaaagagaaactgGAAACACAGTATATGGAAGAAAATCACCATCTCGTCAAAGCTGTCATTTGGACCCAGTTGCTTTGGGTGAAATGACTTCAGTGAGACCCATGCGTCTGGGACAAACTGGTTTCCCCGAGGTCTGGCGCCCACGGGCACCGCGGTGCTGGTGTCTGTGTGTGGCCGTCAGTCCGTGGCTGGGCGCTGAGTCGGCGTGTGGCTGTGTGCCTGGCTGGCCCCCTTCACAGCGTGAGAGGTGATGTGGGTCCAGCAGTGGGATTCCTCCGATTTCCTCAGTAGACAACACGTCATTCCGCCCTCACCTTTGCGCACGCAGGCAGACCTACCTTTGCGCAGGCCGATGACGTGAGGCCTGCGTgctcctggggcccctggggcAAGAGGGCGCGATCTCTTCCCCACACCCAGAGCTCTGGATCAAAAGCCTGGATCTGGAAAGAAAAACAGCCCCTGGCAATGAGGATGCCGCTGCGTCCCGTTGCCCGGCCTCCGGTTCTTTCTCGTCCATCCCCAAGTCCCAAACCGAGTTCCCCGTGATCCCCCCCTCCTCTgcggccccacccctccccgagACCGCCACAGCCCACCCACCTGCTCGCACTCTTCTCGAGTGACCCTCGTCTTCCAGCCCATGGAACGGATGAACTGGGAACGCAGTTTGTGGAACAAGGGACGCTGGGAGCGGTTCTTTCCATAGAGGAACGAAAAGATGGCCTGTTTGGGAGCCTGGTTGTCCTCTTCCATGTCGCTGGCCACATAGCTGGGGAAAGACATCAGGTCGCTGTCATCAGGACAGGAAGGGCCTCCGCTTGAGATCAGCTTCCCAGGAAAGAGGCTGGCTGAACATCCTCACACGacccacccagccctgcccagcgtCACCGTCACCGTCACCGAGAGCCGCCCAGTCGTCAAGGAGGCACTGCCAGGCAGGACCTTCGGAAGGGTGCCTCTCACACCTTGAGGATGAGGACAAAATCCAAACCCCGTTCCCTTCAACTTGTTTTATGTGGACACACCTCTCTCCCTATGTTGTAGGTACATGGACAGTTCCTGAGGGCAGGAGCTGATCTGATCTGTTTCTGCATTCATCCCTCTCCTTCCAAACGACACATTTAGGGCTTGGTTCATATTGATGCATGAATAAAACAGCCTTTTGTGAATCTCTGTTCCCACCACCTCATATTCCGCGGCAAATAGGGTGTACGTAATAAGGTTTcattagatgaatgaatgaatgaatgaatgaatgaacatttaaTCTCAGAGCCAAATGCAATACTGATTACCTCGAAGACTCACAATAACGaacatttgcaaaatgaaaagaattgtgcTGAGCGTTTTGGGAATGCATTGACATTTTGACAAGACCTGCCTTCCACATTGTGTCCAGTCTGATGggactggggaaggggaaggggggagatcAGAAATGACTATAATGCAAAGCATCACAGTATAATACGATTTTAACTCCAGTGGCTCCGGGATGCAGTTAGGGAGATCAGGCATCGTGAAGGTTTTGGTGTTTGAACCCACTTTAAGGATAGggtcattttcttcagataaatgtgTGGGAAAGATACCTGGACAGAAAGCCCAATAGAAACTTAGAGGGCAGGGTATTTGGAAGGAACAGTGGAACACAGGAATAAAGTGTCAGGACGGTGTGATGGAGATTGCAGAGAGAGTTGAATTCCAGCCCAGAACTCTGGCCTTGATTTGGCACGGCATTAGCCGATGAAATTGTGTGAAGCGGTCAGACCTGTGTTTTGGGAGGATATTGAGGCAAATAGAGCCGACTGGCTTGGGAGACTTGGAAGAAACGTCAGTGGGGAGCATTTTACACCAGATCCGCGCTATGTGATGAGGACCCCCCGATTGTGGCATTTGTCGTGGGAACGCAGAAACGGAAGATAATCACACTTGGTGCTGATGTGGGAAGACCCGAGACTGGAAAATCAGAACCGGAAACGTCTCAAGTCTGTTTACTCGGGGGCAGGATGGTGTcagttctttcttcctctcctcttaggaaggttttgtgttttgctttgtttcgtTCAGTGTTTTAATTGACATTAGGGTAGTTTGTTTTGACAACGAATGGTATAAAAAACATAACTTTGTTTGAAAAAGAAACCACTGTACCGTAATCCTGTCATTTTCACACCAGAGTAAACAGTACAAaggggtttaaaaaaatagatgaaaggtCAGAGCCCCCCGTCTCTCTCCACCCTCCCAGGGTGTTGAATATTGATGGCGGGGATGGAGCAAGGTACTCACAGAGCTATGAAGAAATGGATTCTCTGGAATTGCCAGGAGAAGAGCCCGGCCCGGCTAAAATAAGCTATCACCATCGACAGGAGATACTgatggaaagagggaaagaacgTAGGAGAGAGGTCACCTcctggaagaggagaaagagtgggagggagaagggagcagggGACGAGGAATGGGTGGTGCCACTTGGAGAGGAGACCCCCCGTGTTGGGTGAGCCTGATCatttggggaaggggggaggacaGAAGGTCAGAGTTGGCGACGCTCCAAGGATGGGAGGCTGTGGGTTTGAGGATGTGGACTTAGGGCCACTGGCACTGGATTGTGTTTGTTGAACCGGAGCCAAGGCGAGTCCCCAGGAGCTGAGAGGAGAGGGGACTTCGGCAGCAGCCACCAAAGGGGCACACCTGGGGCTCAGATCCCAGAGGGGCCCTCGAGGCCCCTGGAGGGAAGTGTTGACAAGGCATCAGGTTGGGAGGGGAGTGGAAACGTGGGTGTAGGAAGCACCCCGTGCGCCCACCCAGGACAGGCGCTGGAGCTGGAATCCATCTCAGCGGGTGGTTTACCTTGTCAGATACTTCCAGCCTTTTGTCCCAGGCAAGGAATTTCTTAACGACGGGATCCTCTGTGAAAAGAGGGCAGATGTTGCCAGTGGGAACAGGGCTGTCGTGGGAGCATTGCAGATCCAAGAGGGAGAAccgcgccccccgccccggggAAATGCCAAGTTGTGGCCCAGGGTGAAGCTGACGGGAAGAGGGGATTGAAGACCATTCACTGTGGGAGGAAAGGGGGTGACTCCCCTTCTAGGGGGGCCGAGTGACAGGGAGTGATGCCCCTTCATCGTTACCGAGCATCCTGTTGAAGACCTCGTGGTGCTCAGGCAGCACTGAAGACACCCGCTGTCGCTTCAGCTTCATCTTGAGCCCAATCAGCCACTCCACGACCCAGGTGTCCTGGGCCTCAGCGGCCGGGTCGCCCTTCACCTCCGCTCTGAACGCCACTGACCTCTTCCTCTTACCGCCGGGGCGCTGAGGCGGGGAGGTGCAACCGGCCCAGGGGGCTGACGAAGGGGAAGAGACTACAGTATGACGCCCTCGTCTTGGGAATTCAGCCACTGGTGACCACCCAACCCCACCCCGACTCTGCCTCCCCCCTGAAGCACCCCCGTGCTTTCCAGTCTCACAGACCGCTGACCTTGCCCCAAGtcatctttccatctttctctgtCCATATCTACCGATCCCTCCCCTGACTCCTTTTGTCATCTTTCCAGCTTCCTGTCCTCGAAACTCTTTCTCATGGTAGATAATTTCTCCCaccaggggaaaaaagaaaaaaagaaccctccccttgtttcctctcttcccttctctcatcCTTGGATCTCGTCTCCTAACCCTCTTTCTTGCTCCCCAGGTGTTCCGTGTCCCCAGCTCCTGTGCTCTCCTCCCTCAATCTCTGGCTTTCCGAATGTCTCCTTTCTTTCATAGGCACCTTTCGCAGGGGCTCTTTCCCGACCTCTGTACCCATTCCTCCTTACCGGTCAAGCCTCTGCAATTCCTTCTCGTGCCAGCTCCTTCACCTGACGGTCCTGGGATTTCTTCATAGACAGTCACCTCCAGGGGGTACCCTGAGGAGCTGGGCTGGCAGGTCTCGTCCTCAGCCTGGGAACTCGGTGGACGATTGTCCATGATGTCTCCCAAACTCTTCCCTTCCTCGAAGCCTAGACTCTGCTTTGTCCCAACTCTTGTTCTGGACTTGGGCTAAACACGAGTGGTCGTCCCTTCTCCAACTGCAGGGCAACTGGCAGTGGAGAGAAGCTCTGGCGAGATGCTATTGTCTACTACTGTTGCCGAGCACCACGGAGTCTGGTCCTTCCAATCAGGAAGGTCGGAAGCCTCTGATGTCATCATCCGTCATTCCAACCTGGGAAGCAATTTGAAGGAAATCACAAGTAACTGTCAGACCTATGTGTGCACTCGTCCCAGAGATCAGGGGTAAATGGTATCTCCTGCCACTGACCCAACCTCTGCCCGTCCTCCAAAACCCCCCTCAAGGTGTCCAGACCCCGCTTTACCGCTTCCCAGCAGGTGCGCTGTCCTCTCCCTGCTggactctccccctccctcccattccTTTTCCACGGGCTGGTGGGAGAGTGGGAAGAGGGACAAGGAGACTTAGGGGAAGCAGCAACGGTTCGGCCTTATAAGAGTGAGATAAGTATGTAAAAAGATATCCCAGGTACATTGACTCACTGGATTAAAAAGTTACGTTAAAACATGGAATTCTGCAAAGCTCTTCTGCTCAGTGTTTACTGGCACTGTGTTCAGAATTCTGTAGTGGGGGAGCACACGTCCGCTACCCTCAGGCACCTTTGAGTCCAAGAGGCATTTTGAGAAGCTAAAATCATACAGAACTACACGTGCTCACGCACCCTTCAACGGGTGtctacagacagacagacacacacacacaaaaagggcCCCTTTGGATTTCACAAAGTCCATGGGTTGTCCAAAGCCTGCCCCTCGATTCCAATTAAGAAGTTCTCGTCTACTTATCAGAATTTTGAGAATGTAGTATCACTGTTGTCCCAGAGATTTCACTACCTGAATAAAAATGTCACATGTAGAAAAGCCTAAATGGGAAAATCTCCAGTTCAAGACAGGTTATTTTTCTATGAGGGGAGGAAGTACACGGTAGCCAGGATGCAGAGAAGAAAATAGCCAACTCGGGATCATGCAGTGTCACTGGAAGCTTCTTCCGAACTTCCCAACTCATGCTTCCACTCCTCGCCTGGGGGTCTGAGTcttgcttttcttcctcccttcctccctccctccctccctccttccttcgctctttttttattgtgataaaatgtgCATCACATGAAATTTGCCCATTTTAAGGGTACAGTTGAGTGACATgacactggtggcacagtggtcaagaatccgcctgccgatgcagaggacacgggttcgagccctggtccgggaagatcccacatgccgcggagcaccttagcccgtgcgccaccagtactgagcccgcaagccataactcctcagcccacgagccacaactactgagcccgtgggcctagagcccgtgttccgccgtaaagagaagccaccgcaatgagaagcccgtgcaccgcagcgaagagtagcctcttctcgctgcaactagagaaagcctgcgcacagcaaagaagactcaacgcagccaaaaataagtaaaacaaaaatcttaagaaaaaaaataaagaattctcattgttgtgcaaccatcccgactgtccatctccagaatgttttcatgctgtcaaactgaaactctgtccccattaaacactgactccccatcccccccagcccctgacacccacccttccactttctgtctccatgaatgtGACCCCTCTGGGGATGTCACCGAAATGGAATCATGTAACATTTGTCCATTTGTATCTGGCCtatccacttagcataatgtcttcacgTGTCATCCGTGTGGTAGcctgtgtcaaaatttccttcctagACCCCAAAGCCAGTGTGGACAGTACACAGTGAGCGAGAAGGAAATAAAACCCTAGGTCTGAAGAAGTTCAGATGTATGCCAAGTGCAGTGGGAAAGCAGTGAATGAGAGGTGTCGTGATCCAGTTTGCACTGAAAGGGAAACAATTGATGTTGGCTGCTGTAGAAATGGATGCGGTGGGGATTCAGCAAGAGTGGAAGTCGGGAGACCCAGATATGCTTAGGAATTTGGCGTGGTAGTGCAGGAAGACGATGTCTGAGAAGATGGAGAGAAGCCAACAGGTTCCATATATTTGGAGGGAGACTCAGCAGGGCTCATCGGGGGATCAGACTGGGGGGAGGTAGCGGGGCGGTATTTCTGTTTACTctgcgtgcacgtgtgtgcttATGCCTCTACTGCTGAGACTTAACTGTTTCTACAAAGAAACACTAACCTTTCCTCTTACAAGTGGAATTGTTAAATTTTCACTGTTTATACAAAGAAATGTCAAACAATCATTGAAAAATACCTACATGCTCTTTCTATCAATTAGAAACTTTCCTTCCTGTTTGTGGATGAATAATATCTGTTGTATGAATATAcacactacattttctttatccattcatctgtcaatgaatgcttgggttgtttccacattttggctctGAATCTtgcttttgaattattgtttGGACTTTGATGAGAAGTATCTCTGTTGTTCAGGATGTGCCCAGAGTTTTAGTTTGTCTTTTGATCACTTACATACTTCTAATTAGCCCAAGCAATGCATACGTAGAGTCAGAT
This genomic stretch from Globicephala melas chromosome 15, mGloMel1.2, whole genome shotgun sequence harbors:
- the LOC115850234 gene encoding speedy protein E4-like, which codes for MDNRPPSSQAEDETCQPSSSGYPLEVTVYEEIPGPSAPWAGCTSPPQRPGGKRKRSVAFRAEVKGDPAAEAQDTWVVEWLIGLKMKLKRQRVSSVLPEHHEVFNRMLEDPVVKKFLAWDKRLEVSDKYLLSMVIAYFSRAGLFSWQFQRIHFFIALYVASDMEEDNQAPKQAIFSFLYGKNRSQRPLFHKLRSQFIRSMGWKTRVTREECEQIQAFDPELWVWGRDRALLPQGPQEHAGLTSSACAKITEPRRDEDVQHEGTPDSDDSCEEGREKASCADNREEPSTF